From Candidatus Hydrogenedentota bacterium, the proteins below share one genomic window:
- a CDS encoding extracellular solute-binding protein, giving the protein MRGRFLRTHGRFRPPRRATAPGHGLPWLATLALGAAAWLGGPAVAEDAAEPVTLYFWGNELDIFVPEVLRDFEASHDGTGGRPRIHVVMGQSATVNKTDDPQRLLCAVAGGDPPDVVWFDRFAVGEWAARGAFLCLQDLYERDLVEAANDPYTFRQEQFFEPCWQESMYNGRLYGIPSDTDNRALYYNKSLLRKYARELIAAGCVDEAGQVAPPRTWAQLEAAARIMTERDAAGKLVQVGFIPNYGNSWLYIYGWLNGAAYMSGDGRRCLLNAPEVVEGLAYMTHLYDVIGGAKDAEAFRSTLQTGDLDPFLSGKVAMKIDGDFFLPVIAGQKRDLDFGVAPAPAPGGWFADKPRFGWCGGWAYVVPATARHPEEAWLLIKYLVSQRAYRIRSDVECQMARAAGNVFMPRMSSRKDVTQWAMEHYLYSEPAVEEKFKAAMRTYIDILPVSKYRPVTAVGQLLWNEHIRAMEAGIYKRFDAQDIHRNAQHALDLGAARVQRELDRVVYPVPYPELRWRPVLGVYGGVLLCVACGMVWHFRRRMHARGYFRREYYAGYLFASPWFLGFVVFGGGPLVFSLLISFCQYDVLSPPQFVGLANYAHMFEDPLFYKSLWNTVFMALAVPIGLTLTLGIALLLNLEVRGIAWYRTLFYLPAIMPAVAASLLWIWIFNPQ; this is encoded by the coding sequence GTGCGCGGACGCTTTCTTCGAACACACGGGCGATTCCGGCCGCCGAGGCGGGCAACGGCGCCGGGGCATGGCTTGCCATGGCTGGCCACGCTGGCGTTGGGCGCGGCCGCATGGCTGGGCGGTCCCGCCGTCGCGGAGGATGCCGCCGAACCCGTCACGCTGTATTTTTGGGGCAATGAACTCGACATCTTTGTCCCGGAGGTGCTGCGGGACTTCGAGGCGAGCCACGACGGGACCGGCGGCAGGCCGCGGATTCACGTGGTGATGGGTCAATCGGCCACGGTGAACAAGACGGACGACCCGCAGCGGCTGTTGTGCGCCGTGGCGGGGGGCGACCCGCCGGATGTCGTGTGGTTCGACCGCTTTGCCGTGGGCGAATGGGCCGCGCGCGGGGCGTTCCTGTGCCTGCAGGACCTCTATGAGCGCGACCTGGTTGAAGCGGCGAATGACCCGTATACGTTTCGGCAGGAGCAGTTCTTTGAGCCGTGCTGGCAGGAGTCGATGTACAACGGCCGGCTGTACGGCATTCCTTCCGACACGGACAACCGGGCCCTCTATTACAACAAGAGCCTCTTGCGCAAGTACGCGCGCGAATTGATTGCGGCGGGCTGCGTCGATGAGGCGGGGCAGGTGGCGCCGCCGCGCACTTGGGCGCAACTCGAAGCCGCGGCGCGGATTATGACGGAGCGGGACGCAGCCGGGAAGCTTGTGCAGGTCGGGTTTATCCCCAATTACGGCAATTCGTGGCTGTACATTTACGGCTGGCTCAACGGCGCGGCGTACATGAGCGGGGACGGCCGCCGGTGCCTGCTGAACGCGCCGGAAGTCGTCGAAGGCCTGGCGTACATGACCCATCTGTACGATGTCATCGGCGGCGCGAAGGACGCGGAAGCGTTCCGCTCGACGCTGCAGACCGGGGACCTCGACCCGTTTCTTTCGGGCAAGGTGGCGATGAAGATAGACGGCGACTTTTTCCTGCCGGTCATTGCGGGACAGAAGCGGGACCTCGATTTCGGCGTGGCGCCCGCGCCCGCGCCCGGGGGCTGGTTTGCCGACAAGCCCCGGTTCGGCTGGTGCGGCGGCTGGGCCTACGTGGTCCCGGCCACGGCGCGCCATCCCGAGGAAGCCTGGCTGCTCATCAAATACCTGGTATCGCAGCGGGCGTACCGCATCCGGAGCGACGTGGAATGCCAGATGGCGCGCGCGGCGGGCAACGTGTTCATGCCGCGCATGAGCAGCCGCAAGGACGTGACGCAGTGGGCGATGGAGCATTACCTCTACAGTGAGCCGGCGGTTGAGGAGAAGTTCAAGGCGGCCATGCGCACGTACATCGACATCTTGCCGGTGTCGAAGTACCGGCCCGTGACGGCGGTGGGCCAGTTGTTGTGGAATGAACACATCCGCGCCATGGAAGCGGGCATCTACAAGCGTTTCGATGCCCAGGACATTCACCGGAATGCGCAGCATGCGCTGGACCTGGGCGCGGCGCGGGTGCAGCGCGAATTAGACCGGGTCGTCTATCCGGTTCCGTATCCGGAATTGCGCTGGCGGCCGGTACTCGGCGTCTATGGAGGCGTTCTGCTCTGCGTCGCGTGCGGCATGGTCTGGCACTTCCGGCGGCGCATGCACGCCCGGGGCTATTTCCGGCGCGAGTATTACGCGGGCTACCTTTTCGCTTCGCCCTGGTTCCTCGGGTTTGTCGTCTTTGGCGGCGGCCCGCTGGTGTTCTCGCTGCTCATCAGTTTCTGCCAATACGACGTCCTTTCGCCGCCGCAATTCGTCGGGCTCGCCAATTACGCGCACATGTTCGAAGACCCGCTCTTCTACAAGTCCCTTTGGAACACGGTATTCATGGCCCTGGCGGTGCCGATTGGGTTGACGCTCACCCTCGGCATCGCGCTCCTGCTCAACCTCGAGGTTCGCGGCATCGCCTGGTACCGGACCCTGTTCTATCTGCCGGCGATCATGCCCGCCGTGGCCGCGTCCCTGCTCTGGATCTGGATCTTCAATCCGCAGGA